The Pan paniscus chromosome 1, NHGRI_mPanPan1-v2.0_pri, whole genome shotgun sequence genome has a segment encoding these proteins:
- the SAMD11 gene encoding sterile alpha motif domain-containing protein 11 isoform X9 gives MSKGILQVHPPICDCPGCRISSPVNRGRLADKRTVALPAAWNLKKERTPSFSASDGDSDGSGPTCGRRPGLKQEDGRHVRIMKRRVHTHWDVNISFREASCSQDGNLPTLISSVHRSRHLVMPEHQSRCEFQRGSLEIGLRPAGDLLGKRLGRSPHISSDCFSEKRARSESPQAEALLLPPELGPSMAPEDHYRRLVSALSEASTFEDPQRLYHLGLPSHGEDPPWHDPPHHLPSHDLLRVRQEVAAAALRGPSGLEAHLPSSTAGQRRKQGLAQHREGAAPAAAPSFSERELPQPPPLLSPQNAPHIALGPHLRPPFLGVPSALCQTPGYGFLSPAQAEMFARQQELLRKQNLARLELPADLLRQKELESARPQLLAPETALRPNDGAEELQRRGALLVLNHGAAPLLALPPQGPPGSGPPTPSRDSARRAPRKGGPGPASARPSESKEMTGARLWAQDGSEDEPPKDSDGEDPETAAAGCRGPTPGQAPAGGAGAEGKGLFPGSTLPPPLPLGFPYAVSPYFHTGAVGGLSVDGEEAPAPEDVTKWTVDDVCSFVGGLSGCGEYTRVFREQGIDGETLPLLTEEHLLSTMGLKLGPALKIRAQVRRWGVRSGSPDHSWAESSGWVCASPHQAISLQVARRLGRVFYVASFPVALPLQPPTLRAPERELGTGEQPLSPTTATSPYGGGHALAGRTSPKQENGTLALLPGAPDPSQPLC, from the exons ATGTCCAAGGGGATCCTGCAGGTGCATCCTCCGATCTGCGACTGCCCGGGCTGCCGAATATCCTCCCCGGTG AACCGGGGGCGGCTGGCAGACAAGAGGACAGTCGCCCTGCCTGCCGCCTGGAACCTGAAGAAGGAGCGAACTCCCAGCTTCTCTGCCAGCGATGGTGACAGCGACGGGAGTGGCCCCACCTGTGGGCGGCGGCCAGgcttgaagcaggaggatggtcGGCACGTCCGTATCATGAAGAGAAG AGTCCACACCCACTGGGACGTGAACATCTCTTTCCGAGAGGCGTCCTGCAG CCAGGACGGCAACCTTCCCACCCTCATATCCAGCGTCCACCGCAGCCGCCACCTCGTTATGCCTGAGCATCAGAGCCGCTGTGAATTCCAGAGAGGCAGCCTGGAGATTGGCCTGCGACCCGCCG GTGATCTGTTGGGCAAGAGGCTGGGCCGCTCCCCCCATATCAGCAGCGACTGCTTTTCAGAGAAGAGGGCACGAAGCGAATCCCCTCAAG CAGAGGCGCTGCTGCTGCCGCCGGAGCTGGGGCCCAGCATGGCCCCGGAGGACCATTACCGCCGGCTTGTGTCAGCACTGAGCGAGGCCAGCACCTTTGAGGATCCTCAGCGCCTCTACCAcctgggcctccccagccacggtGAGGACCCCCCCTGGCATGATCCCCCTCATCACCTCCCCAGCCACG ATCTCCTGAGGGTCCGGCAGGAGGTGGCAGCTGCAGCTCTGAGGGGCCCCAGTGGCCTGGAAGCCCACCTGCCCTCCTCCACGGCAGGTCAGCGTCGGAAGCAGGGCCTGGCTCAGCACCGGGAGGGCGCCGCCCCAGCTGCCGCCCCGTCCTTCTCGGAGAG GGAGCTGCCGCAGCCGCCCCCCTTGCTGTCGCCGCAGAATGCCCCTCACATCGCCCTGGGCCCCCATCTCAGGCCCCCCTTCCTGGGGGTGCCCTCGGCTCTGTGCCAGACCCCAG GCTACGGCTTCCTGTCCCCCGCCCAGGCGGAGATGTTCGCCCGGCAGCAGGAGCTCCTGCGGAAGCAGAACCTGGCCCG gctggagctgccCGCCGACCTCCTGCGGCAGAAGGAGCTGGAGAGCGCGCGCCCACAGCTGCTGGCGCCCGAGACCGCCCTGCGCCCCAACGACGGCGCCGAGGAGCTGCAGCGGCGCGGGGCCCTGCTGGTGCTGAACCACGGCGCGGCGCCACTGCTGGCCCTGCCCCCCCAGGGGCCCCCGGGCTCCGGACCCCCCACCCCGTCCCGGGACTCTGCCCGGCGAGCCCCCCGGAAAGGGGGTCCCGGCCCTGCCTCAGCGCGGCCCAGCGAGTCCAAGGAGATGACGGGGGCTAGGCTCTGGGCACAAGATGGCTCGGAAGACGAGCCCCCCAAAGACTCGGACGGAGAGGACCCCGAGACGGCAGCTGCTGGGTGCAGGGGGCCCACTCCGGGCCAAGCTCCAGCTGGAGGGGCCGGCGCCGAGGGGAAGGGGCTTTTCCCAGGGTCCACACTGCCCCCTCCGCTGCCCCTGGGCTTCCCTTATGCCGTCAGCCCCTACTTCCACACAG GCGCGGTAGGGGGACTCTCCGTGGATGGGGAGGAGGCCCCAGCCCCTGAGGACGTCACCAAGTGGACCGTGGATGATGTCTGCAGCTTCGTGGGGGGCCTGTCTGGCTGTGGAGAGTACACTCGG GTCTTCAGGGAGCAGGGGATCGACGGGGAGACCCTGCCACTGCTGACGGAGGAGCACCTGCTGAGCACCATGGGGCTGAAGCTGGGGCCCGCCCTCAAGATCCGGGCCCAGGTGAGACGCTGGGGAGTGAGGTCAGGGTCTCCAGACCACAGCTGGGCAGAAAGCTCTGGGTGGGTGTGCgccagcccccaccaggccatCTCTCTGCAGGTGGCCAGGCGCCTGGGCCGAGTTTTCTACGTGGCCAGCTTCCCCGTGGCTCTGCCACTGCAGCCACCAACCCTGCGGGCCCCGGAGCGAGAACTCGGCACAGGAGAGCAGCCCTTGTCCCCCACGACGGCCACGTCCCCCTATGGAGGGGGCCACGCCCTTGCTGGTCGAACTTCACCCAAGCAGGAGAATGGGACCTTGGCTCTACTTCCAGGGGCCCCcgacccttcccagcctctgtgtTGA
- the SAMD11 gene encoding sterile alpha motif domain-containing protein 11 isoform X4 encodes MPAVKKEFPGREDLALALATFHPTLAALPLPPLPGYLAPLPAAAALPPAASLPASAAGYEALLAPPLRPPRAYLSLHEAAPHLHLPRDPLTLERFSATAAAAPDFQPLLDNGEPCIEVECGANRALLYVRKLCQGSKGPSIRHRGEWLTPNEFQFVSGRETAKDWKRSIRHKGKSLKTLMSKGILQVHPPICDCPGCRISSPVNRGRLADKRTVALPAAWNLKKERTPSFSASDGDSDGSGPTCGRRPGLKQEDGRHVRIMKRRVHTHWDVNISFREASCSQDGNLPTLISSVHRSRHLVMPEHQSRCEFQRGSLEIGLRPAGDLLGKRLGRSPHISSDCFSEKRARSESPQAEALLLPPELGPSMAPEDHYRRLVSALSEASTFEDPQRLYHLGLPSHGEDPPWHDPPHHLPSHDLLRVRQEVAAAALRGPSGLEAHLPSSTAGQRRKQGLAQHREGAAPAAAPSFSERELPQPPPLLSPQNAPHIALGPHLRPPFLGVPSALCQTPGYGFLSPAQAEMFARQQELLRKQNLARLELPADLLRQKELESARPQLLAPETALRPNDGAEELQRRGALLVLNHGAAPLLALPPQGPPGSGPPTPSRDSARRAPRKGGPGPASARPSESKEMTGARLWAQDGSEDEPPKDSDGEDPETAAAGCRGPTPGQAPAGGAGAEGKGLFPGSTLPPPLPLGFPYAVSPYFHTGAVGGLSVDGEEAPAPEDVTKWTVDDVCSFVGGLSGCGEYTRVFREQGIDGETLPLLTEEHLLSTMGLKLGPALKIRAQVARRLGRVFYVASFPVALPLQPPTLRAPERELGTGEQPLSPTTATSPYGGGHALAGRTSPKQENGTLALLPGAPDPSQPLC; translated from the exons ATGCCGGCGGTCAAGAAGGAGTTCCCGGGCCGCGAGGACCTGGCCCTGGCTCTGGCCACGTTCCACCCGACCCTGGCCGCGCTGCCGCTGCCGCCGCTGCCGGGCTACCTGGCGCCACTGCCCGCGGCGGCCGCCCTCCCCCCGGCCGCCTCGCTGCCCGCCTCGGCCGCCGGTTACGAGGCTCTGCTGGCCCCGCCGCTCCGCCCCCCGCGCGCCTACCTCAGCCTGCACGAGGCCGCCCCGCACCTTCACCTGCCCAGGGACCCGCTGACCCTCGAGCGCTTCTCGGCCACCGCGGCCGCGGCCCCGGATTTCCAGCCGCTGCTGGACAACGGCGAGCCGTGCATCGAGGTGGAGTGCGGCGCCAACCGCGCGCTGCTCTACGTGCGCAAACTCTGCCAGGGCAGCAAGGGCCCGTCCATCCGCCACCGCGGCGAGTGGCTCACGCCCAACGAGTTCCAGTTCGTCAGCGGCCGCGAGACGGCCAAGGACTGGAAGCGCAGCATCCGCCACAAAG GGAAAAGTCTGAAGACGCTTATGTCCAAGGGGATCCTGCAGGTGCATCCTCCGATCTGCGACTGCCCGGGCTGCCGAATATCCTCCCCGGTG AACCGGGGGCGGCTGGCAGACAAGAGGACAGTCGCCCTGCCTGCCGCCTGGAACCTGAAGAAGGAGCGAACTCCCAGCTTCTCTGCCAGCGATGGTGACAGCGACGGGAGTGGCCCCACCTGTGGGCGGCGGCCAGgcttgaagcaggaggatggtcGGCACGTCCGTATCATGAAGAGAAG AGTCCACACCCACTGGGACGTGAACATCTCTTTCCGAGAGGCGTCCTGCAG CCAGGACGGCAACCTTCCCACCCTCATATCCAGCGTCCACCGCAGCCGCCACCTCGTTATGCCTGAGCATCAGAGCCGCTGTGAATTCCAGAGAGGCAGCCTGGAGATTGGCCTGCGACCCGCCG GTGATCTGTTGGGCAAGAGGCTGGGCCGCTCCCCCCATATCAGCAGCGACTGCTTTTCAGAGAAGAGGGCACGAAGCGAATCCCCTCAAG CAGAGGCGCTGCTGCTGCCGCCGGAGCTGGGGCCCAGCATGGCCCCGGAGGACCATTACCGCCGGCTTGTGTCAGCACTGAGCGAGGCCAGCACCTTTGAGGATCCTCAGCGCCTCTACCAcctgggcctccccagccacggtGAGGACCCCCCCTGGCATGATCCCCCTCATCACCTCCCCAGCCACG ATCTCCTGAGGGTCCGGCAGGAGGTGGCAGCTGCAGCTCTGAGGGGCCCCAGTGGCCTGGAAGCCCACCTGCCCTCCTCCACGGCAGGTCAGCGTCGGAAGCAGGGCCTGGCTCAGCACCGGGAGGGCGCCGCCCCAGCTGCCGCCCCGTCCTTCTCGGAGAG GGAGCTGCCGCAGCCGCCCCCCTTGCTGTCGCCGCAGAATGCCCCTCACATCGCCCTGGGCCCCCATCTCAGGCCCCCCTTCCTGGGGGTGCCCTCGGCTCTGTGCCAGACCCCAG GCTACGGCTTCCTGTCCCCCGCCCAGGCGGAGATGTTCGCCCGGCAGCAGGAGCTCCTGCGGAAGCAGAACCTGGCCCG gctggagctgccCGCCGACCTCCTGCGGCAGAAGGAGCTGGAGAGCGCGCGCCCACAGCTGCTGGCGCCCGAGACCGCCCTGCGCCCCAACGACGGCGCCGAGGAGCTGCAGCGGCGCGGGGCCCTGCTGGTGCTGAACCACGGCGCGGCGCCACTGCTGGCCCTGCCCCCCCAGGGGCCCCCGGGCTCCGGACCCCCCACCCCGTCCCGGGACTCTGCCCGGCGAGCCCCCCGGAAAGGGGGTCCCGGCCCTGCCTCAGCGCGGCCCAGCGAGTCCAAGGAGATGACGGGGGCTAGGCTCTGGGCACAAGATGGCTCGGAAGACGAGCCCCCCAAAGACTCGGACGGAGAGGACCCCGAGACGGCAGCTGCTGGGTGCAGGGGGCCCACTCCGGGCCAAGCTCCAGCTGGAGGGGCCGGCGCCGAGGGGAAGGGGCTTTTCCCAGGGTCCACACTGCCCCCTCCGCTGCCCCTGGGCTTCCCTTATGCCGTCAGCCCCTACTTCCACACAG GCGCGGTAGGGGGACTCTCCGTGGATGGGGAGGAGGCCCCAGCCCCTGAGGACGTCACCAAGTGGACCGTGGATGATGTCTGCAGCTTCGTGGGGGGCCTGTCTGGCTGTGGAGAGTACACTCGG GTCTTCAGGGAGCAGGGGATCGACGGGGAGACCCTGCCACTGCTGACGGAGGAGCACCTGCTGAGCACCATGGGGCTGAAGCTGGGGCCCGCCCTCAAGATCCGGGCCCAG GTGGCCAGGCGCCTGGGCCGAGTTTTCTACGTGGCCAGCTTCCCCGTGGCTCTGCCACTGCAGCCACCAACCCTGCGGGCCCCGGAGCGAGAACTCGGCACAGGAGAGCAGCCCTTGTCCCCCACGACGGCCACGTCCCCCTATGGAGGGGGCCACGCCCTTGCTGGTCGAACTTCACCCAAGCAGGAGAATGGGACCTTGGCTCTACTTCCAGGGGCCCCcgacccttcccagcctctgtgtTGA
- the SAMD11 gene encoding sterile alpha motif domain-containing protein 11 isoform X6, whose protein sequence is MPAVKKEFPGREDLALALATFHPTLAALPLPPLPGYLAPLPAAAALPPAASLPASAAGYEALLAPPLRPPRAYLSLHEAAPHLHLPRDPLTLERFSATAAAAPDFQPLLDNGEPCIEVECGANRALLYVRKLCQGSKGPSIRHRGEWLTPNEFQFVSGRETAKDWKRSIRHKGKSLKTLMSKGILQVHPPICDCPGCRISSPVNRGRLADKRTVALPAAWNLKKERTPSFSASDGDSDGSGPTCGRRPGLKQEDGRHVRIMKRRVHTHWDVNISFREASCSQDGNLPTLISSVHRSRHLVMPEHQSRCEFQRGSLEIGLRPAGDLLGKRLGRSPHISSDCFSEKRARSESPQAEALLLPPELGPSMAPEDHYRRLVSALSEASTFEDPQRLYHLGLPSHDLLRVRQEVAAAALRGPSGLEAHLPSSTAGQRRKQGLAQHREGAAPAAAPSFSERELPQPPPLLSPQNAPHIALGPHLRPPFLGVPSALCQTPGYGFLSPAQAEMFARQQELLRKQNLARLELPADLLRQKELESARPQLLAPETALRPNDGAEELQRRGALLVLNHGAAPLLALPPQGPPGSGPPTPSRDSARRAPRKGGPGPASARPSESKEMTGARLWAQDGSEDEPPKDSDGEDPETAAAGCRGPTPGQAPAGGAGAEGKGLFPGSTLPPPLPLGFPYAVSPYFHTGAVGGLSVDGEEAPAPEDVTKWTVDDVCSFVGGLSGCGEYTRVFREQGIDGETLPLLTEEHLLSTMGLKLGPALKIRAQVARRLGRVFYVASFPVALPLQPPTLRAPERELGTGEQPLSPTTATSPYGGGHALAGRTSPKQENGTLALLPGAPDPSQPLC, encoded by the exons ATGCCGGCGGTCAAGAAGGAGTTCCCGGGCCGCGAGGACCTGGCCCTGGCTCTGGCCACGTTCCACCCGACCCTGGCCGCGCTGCCGCTGCCGCCGCTGCCGGGCTACCTGGCGCCACTGCCCGCGGCGGCCGCCCTCCCCCCGGCCGCCTCGCTGCCCGCCTCGGCCGCCGGTTACGAGGCTCTGCTGGCCCCGCCGCTCCGCCCCCCGCGCGCCTACCTCAGCCTGCACGAGGCCGCCCCGCACCTTCACCTGCCCAGGGACCCGCTGACCCTCGAGCGCTTCTCGGCCACCGCGGCCGCGGCCCCGGATTTCCAGCCGCTGCTGGACAACGGCGAGCCGTGCATCGAGGTGGAGTGCGGCGCCAACCGCGCGCTGCTCTACGTGCGCAAACTCTGCCAGGGCAGCAAGGGCCCGTCCATCCGCCACCGCGGCGAGTGGCTCACGCCCAACGAGTTCCAGTTCGTCAGCGGCCGCGAGACGGCCAAGGACTGGAAGCGCAGCATCCGCCACAAAG GGAAAAGTCTGAAGACGCTTATGTCCAAGGGGATCCTGCAGGTGCATCCTCCGATCTGCGACTGCCCGGGCTGCCGAATATCCTCCCCGGTG AACCGGGGGCGGCTGGCAGACAAGAGGACAGTCGCCCTGCCTGCCGCCTGGAACCTGAAGAAGGAGCGAACTCCCAGCTTCTCTGCCAGCGATGGTGACAGCGACGGGAGTGGCCCCACCTGTGGGCGGCGGCCAGgcttgaagcaggaggatggtcGGCACGTCCGTATCATGAAGAGAAG AGTCCACACCCACTGGGACGTGAACATCTCTTTCCGAGAGGCGTCCTGCAG CCAGGACGGCAACCTTCCCACCCTCATATCCAGCGTCCACCGCAGCCGCCACCTCGTTATGCCTGAGCATCAGAGCCGCTGTGAATTCCAGAGAGGCAGCCTGGAGATTGGCCTGCGACCCGCCG GTGATCTGTTGGGCAAGAGGCTGGGCCGCTCCCCCCATATCAGCAGCGACTGCTTTTCAGAGAAGAGGGCACGAAGCGAATCCCCTCAAG CAGAGGCGCTGCTGCTGCCGCCGGAGCTGGGGCCCAGCATGGCCCCGGAGGACCATTACCGCCGGCTTGTGTCAGCACTGAGCGAGGCCAGCACCTTTGAGGATCCTCAGCGCCTCTACCAcctgggcctccccagccacg ATCTCCTGAGGGTCCGGCAGGAGGTGGCAGCTGCAGCTCTGAGGGGCCCCAGTGGCCTGGAAGCCCACCTGCCCTCCTCCACGGCAGGTCAGCGTCGGAAGCAGGGCCTGGCTCAGCACCGGGAGGGCGCCGCCCCAGCTGCCGCCCCGTCCTTCTCGGAGAG GGAGCTGCCGCAGCCGCCCCCCTTGCTGTCGCCGCAGAATGCCCCTCACATCGCCCTGGGCCCCCATCTCAGGCCCCCCTTCCTGGGGGTGCCCTCGGCTCTGTGCCAGACCCCAG GCTACGGCTTCCTGTCCCCCGCCCAGGCGGAGATGTTCGCCCGGCAGCAGGAGCTCCTGCGGAAGCAGAACCTGGCCCG gctggagctgccCGCCGACCTCCTGCGGCAGAAGGAGCTGGAGAGCGCGCGCCCACAGCTGCTGGCGCCCGAGACCGCCCTGCGCCCCAACGACGGCGCCGAGGAGCTGCAGCGGCGCGGGGCCCTGCTGGTGCTGAACCACGGCGCGGCGCCACTGCTGGCCCTGCCCCCCCAGGGGCCCCCGGGCTCCGGACCCCCCACCCCGTCCCGGGACTCTGCCCGGCGAGCCCCCCGGAAAGGGGGTCCCGGCCCTGCCTCAGCGCGGCCCAGCGAGTCCAAGGAGATGACGGGGGCTAGGCTCTGGGCACAAGATGGCTCGGAAGACGAGCCCCCCAAAGACTCGGACGGAGAGGACCCCGAGACGGCAGCTGCTGGGTGCAGGGGGCCCACTCCGGGCCAAGCTCCAGCTGGAGGGGCCGGCGCCGAGGGGAAGGGGCTTTTCCCAGGGTCCACACTGCCCCCTCCGCTGCCCCTGGGCTTCCCTTATGCCGTCAGCCCCTACTTCCACACAG GCGCGGTAGGGGGACTCTCCGTGGATGGGGAGGAGGCCCCAGCCCCTGAGGACGTCACCAAGTGGACCGTGGATGATGTCTGCAGCTTCGTGGGGGGCCTGTCTGGCTGTGGAGAGTACACTCGG GTCTTCAGGGAGCAGGGGATCGACGGGGAGACCCTGCCACTGCTGACGGAGGAGCACCTGCTGAGCACCATGGGGCTGAAGCTGGGGCCCGCCCTCAAGATCCGGGCCCAG GTGGCCAGGCGCCTGGGCCGAGTTTTCTACGTGGCCAGCTTCCCCGTGGCTCTGCCACTGCAGCCACCAACCCTGCGGGCCCCGGAGCGAGAACTCGGCACAGGAGAGCAGCCCTTGTCCCCCACGACGGCCACGTCCCCCTATGGAGGGGGCCACGCCCTTGCTGGTCGAACTTCACCCAAGCAGGAGAATGGGACCTTGGCTCTACTTCCAGGGGCCCCcgacccttcccagcctctgtgtTGA
- the SAMD11 gene encoding sterile alpha motif domain-containing protein 11 isoform X3: MPAVKKEFPGREDLALALATFHPTLAALPLPPLPGYLAPLPAAAALPPAASLPASAAGYEALLAPPLRPPRAYLSLHEAAPHLHLPRDPLTLERFSATAAAAPDFQPLLDNGEPCIEVECGANRALLYVRKLCQGSKGPSIRHRGEWLTPNEFQFVSGRETAKDWKRSIRHKGKSLKTLMSKGILQVHPPICDCPGCRISSPVNRGRLADKRTVALPAAWNLKKERTPSFSASDGDSDGSGPTCGRRPGLKQEDGRHVRIMKRRVHTHWDVNISFREASCSQDGNLPTLISSVHRSRHLVMPEHQSRCEFQRGSLEIGLRPAGDLLGKRLGRSPHISSDCFSEKRARSESPQAEALLLPPELGPSMAPEDHYRRLVSALSEASTFEDPQRLYHLGLPSHDLLRVRQEVAAAALRGPSGLEAHLPSSTAGQRRKQGLAQHREGAAPAAAPSFSERELPQPPPLLSPQNAPHIALGPHLRPPFLGVPSALCQTPGYGFLSPAQAEMFARQQELLRKQNLARLELPADLLRQKELESARPQLLAPETALRPNDGAEELQRRGALLVLNHGAAPLLALPPQGPPGSGPPTPSRDSARRAPRKGGPGPASARPSESKEMTGARLWAQDGSEDEPPKDSDGEDPETAAAGCRGPTPGQAPAGGAGAEGKGLFPGSTLPPPLPLGFPYAVSPYFHTGAVGGLSVDGEEAPAPEDVTKWTVDDVCSFVGGLSGCGEYTRVFREQGIDGETLPLLTEEHLLSTMGLKLGPALKIRAQVRRWGVRSGSPDHSWAESSGWVCASPHQAISLQVARRLGRVFYVASFPVALPLQPPTLRAPERELGTGEQPLSPTTATSPYGGGHALAGRTSPKQENGTLALLPGAPDPSQPLC, encoded by the exons ATGCCGGCGGTCAAGAAGGAGTTCCCGGGCCGCGAGGACCTGGCCCTGGCTCTGGCCACGTTCCACCCGACCCTGGCCGCGCTGCCGCTGCCGCCGCTGCCGGGCTACCTGGCGCCACTGCCCGCGGCGGCCGCCCTCCCCCCGGCCGCCTCGCTGCCCGCCTCGGCCGCCGGTTACGAGGCTCTGCTGGCCCCGCCGCTCCGCCCCCCGCGCGCCTACCTCAGCCTGCACGAGGCCGCCCCGCACCTTCACCTGCCCAGGGACCCGCTGACCCTCGAGCGCTTCTCGGCCACCGCGGCCGCGGCCCCGGATTTCCAGCCGCTGCTGGACAACGGCGAGCCGTGCATCGAGGTGGAGTGCGGCGCCAACCGCGCGCTGCTCTACGTGCGCAAACTCTGCCAGGGCAGCAAGGGCCCGTCCATCCGCCACCGCGGCGAGTGGCTCACGCCCAACGAGTTCCAGTTCGTCAGCGGCCGCGAGACGGCCAAGGACTGGAAGCGCAGCATCCGCCACAAAG GGAAAAGTCTGAAGACGCTTATGTCCAAGGGGATCCTGCAGGTGCATCCTCCGATCTGCGACTGCCCGGGCTGCCGAATATCCTCCCCGGTG AACCGGGGGCGGCTGGCAGACAAGAGGACAGTCGCCCTGCCTGCCGCCTGGAACCTGAAGAAGGAGCGAACTCCCAGCTTCTCTGCCAGCGATGGTGACAGCGACGGGAGTGGCCCCACCTGTGGGCGGCGGCCAGgcttgaagcaggaggatggtcGGCACGTCCGTATCATGAAGAGAAG AGTCCACACCCACTGGGACGTGAACATCTCTTTCCGAGAGGCGTCCTGCAG CCAGGACGGCAACCTTCCCACCCTCATATCCAGCGTCCACCGCAGCCGCCACCTCGTTATGCCTGAGCATCAGAGCCGCTGTGAATTCCAGAGAGGCAGCCTGGAGATTGGCCTGCGACCCGCCG GTGATCTGTTGGGCAAGAGGCTGGGCCGCTCCCCCCATATCAGCAGCGACTGCTTTTCAGAGAAGAGGGCACGAAGCGAATCCCCTCAAG CAGAGGCGCTGCTGCTGCCGCCGGAGCTGGGGCCCAGCATGGCCCCGGAGGACCATTACCGCCGGCTTGTGTCAGCACTGAGCGAGGCCAGCACCTTTGAGGATCCTCAGCGCCTCTACCAcctgggcctccccagccacg ATCTCCTGAGGGTCCGGCAGGAGGTGGCAGCTGCAGCTCTGAGGGGCCCCAGTGGCCTGGAAGCCCACCTGCCCTCCTCCACGGCAGGTCAGCGTCGGAAGCAGGGCCTGGCTCAGCACCGGGAGGGCGCCGCCCCAGCTGCCGCCCCGTCCTTCTCGGAGAG GGAGCTGCCGCAGCCGCCCCCCTTGCTGTCGCCGCAGAATGCCCCTCACATCGCCCTGGGCCCCCATCTCAGGCCCCCCTTCCTGGGGGTGCCCTCGGCTCTGTGCCAGACCCCAG GCTACGGCTTCCTGTCCCCCGCCCAGGCGGAGATGTTCGCCCGGCAGCAGGAGCTCCTGCGGAAGCAGAACCTGGCCCG gctggagctgccCGCCGACCTCCTGCGGCAGAAGGAGCTGGAGAGCGCGCGCCCACAGCTGCTGGCGCCCGAGACCGCCCTGCGCCCCAACGACGGCGCCGAGGAGCTGCAGCGGCGCGGGGCCCTGCTGGTGCTGAACCACGGCGCGGCGCCACTGCTGGCCCTGCCCCCCCAGGGGCCCCCGGGCTCCGGACCCCCCACCCCGTCCCGGGACTCTGCCCGGCGAGCCCCCCGGAAAGGGGGTCCCGGCCCTGCCTCAGCGCGGCCCAGCGAGTCCAAGGAGATGACGGGGGCTAGGCTCTGGGCACAAGATGGCTCGGAAGACGAGCCCCCCAAAGACTCGGACGGAGAGGACCCCGAGACGGCAGCTGCTGGGTGCAGGGGGCCCACTCCGGGCCAAGCTCCAGCTGGAGGGGCCGGCGCCGAGGGGAAGGGGCTTTTCCCAGGGTCCACACTGCCCCCTCCGCTGCCCCTGGGCTTCCCTTATGCCGTCAGCCCCTACTTCCACACAG GCGCGGTAGGGGGACTCTCCGTGGATGGGGAGGAGGCCCCAGCCCCTGAGGACGTCACCAAGTGGACCGTGGATGATGTCTGCAGCTTCGTGGGGGGCCTGTCTGGCTGTGGAGAGTACACTCGG GTCTTCAGGGAGCAGGGGATCGACGGGGAGACCCTGCCACTGCTGACGGAGGAGCACCTGCTGAGCACCATGGGGCTGAAGCTGGGGCCCGCCCTCAAGATCCGGGCCCAGGTGAGACGCTGGGGAGTGAGGTCAGGGTCTCCAGACCACAGCTGGGCAGAAAGCTCTGGGTGGGTGTGCgccagcccccaccaggccatCTCTCTGCAGGTGGCCAGGCGCCTGGGCCGAGTTTTCTACGTGGCCAGCTTCCCCGTGGCTCTGCCACTGCAGCCACCAACCCTGCGGGCCCCGGAGCGAGAACTCGGCACAGGAGAGCAGCCCTTGTCCCCCACGACGGCCACGTCCCCCTATGGAGGGGGCCACGCCCTTGCTGGTCGAACTTCACCCAAGCAGGAGAATGGGACCTTGGCTCTACTTCCAGGGGCCCCcgacccttcccagcctctgtgtTGA